The DNA region GCCGATTCTCTGTTTACGTTCACGTAACGTGGCCCTAAGAAACGGGATTCTTAATTTCAACCAGACACGTCGCACGGCACGACACAAACTGACTAAACGCCCGATGGTTTTTAGGCGAGTTTGTCCACAAAGCCAATCAAGCGAGCCCCAGAGAGCGTTATTGTCGGTCACAGGCCCCATTGGCCAAGTTCCCTGGGACCATTGAATGTGATTCGTAACCAATAGCCCACTTGCAAGTTGGAGCATCCAAGAGAATCATTTCGGGGGTAAATGAATAAACGCCGTTGAGATTGGCTTCATGGATAATGATTGTTATTCCCAAGCAGCTTTTTACAACTGCGACCAAGGCTCTCAGGTACAATTACAGATGCGTAAAGCGGTGGGAAAAATATATTCCATTAAAAAAGGGATATATCGTAGTTGAACGTTGATGGAACTGGGCAAACTCGAAATTAATAATCCCTGTTTGTATTAAGCCTTTATCTTTCTCAACTGCATTATCTATCTGATATGCAAGCTATCGCTCAATGTTTCCACACTTATTATACATTTATCTACGCACTCTACAGATCCAAAGGAATTATAATTATTTGCCTGCGATTAAGAATTGAAAATAATGTTTCTACAGGTAGCCAGTTACTCTGGTGCTTCATGGAAAATTCAGCGCACTCTCCTAACGTAGTCGAAACGCTAAGAGTTTACAGAGGTAGCGTGGAAACTAAGAACGGAGGTTACTGTAAAACAGAAACTGCAGAGATTAACAGGGATCGTTCCGTTGGAAGAGATGCGACGTTTATGTAATAACAGGgcttgtaattaagagggaaCATAAGAGCGTACTGGCGGGTCCCCATACCTTCATCTTTCGGTGTTGGCAGTTGCTTGTCATTTGTCACAGATTCCTGAGACATTCTTCCTCTCTGTTTATCGCCCCGTTTTAATCCTCGAGTAAGGTAAATTTCACAGCGCGTGATCACACACTCGTACGGGatgctttttttttctttcacggTTTTCTAGATCGTTTACGCGATCTAGCCTACGGTCTCCTCATACGGCCATACATACGTACATCTAATTGTAGAGTTTATACCTAGTTATATACCTTAGTACTGTTTAGTATCACAGATTGGTTTTCCCTTCTATATGTCTCGGTTTAATCGTTCGAAGCGGGAGGAGAATCGAGGAACGAGCTCGGGGACCGCTGCCGaacggcgtcgatcgactcatGCACGGACGGGGTCCTAATAACGAGAGACCGCCCGACCACTCTCGCTCGTTCAAAAGAGAAATGAAGAAAAAGTGTTTACGTGCTGTAGGGGCGCCCTGCGGTTTTACGCACGGCTTAAAGCGGAACAGAAACCGAACGTGAGACTGGCTGCGCGAGATTCCAAGCACGTGCTCCCGAAAATCATCCTCATTAAATACGACGCGTCCTCCGACGATTTTATTTGTTAATCCATCGATTTATCACACAAAACGTACACACACAACACTAGTCCACTGCTATGCAAAAATAGAAAATGGCGCACGATCCCCACTTCCGCCGTTGTTTCTCACTGCTTCCTTGATCCACAACGGAGAGCGTTCTAGCTTTTGATACAGTGCTATAGATAGTACTACGTCACAACTGTATGCACGAAAGTACAGTACTCATGTGTGGCGCCAGCTGCGGTTCGTTGAGCGGCAGCCTGCAGGGTGGGATTGGCGCGAGTTCCAAATTCCAAGATATTCAAATTGTACTCGGAGTTTACTTACATCGATTCTATTGAAGAGCCTCGTTCGAGGAGATTATACACGTAggtagtccccccccccctcctccttgCCACCTAGATGTCACAACGATGAGAGtaaggatttaaggaaaaaaccCAAATGGGTTCCTAAGGGGGAAGCTCGTTTGATCGTTCGATTATATTTTAAGCCTCGTTCTCAGGATTATGCATGGAGATGTTTAGAGATGGTAATTTTAAggaattcttttattttctatttcttttcttaCTGCTTTATTTAAGGACTTAATCTATTATCGTCTTAGCATAATCTCTGGTATTTATTATTTGGCGattatgaaactttgcgaaGGTTTTTGAGCCTTCCGTTCATCCGGCCGTTCTGATTGCCTCGCGAGGCTTTTCTGTTTGGTTACTTCTATGTACTCCAATATCGAAGAGGCTACACATAGCACGGCTGGAAACGCCCCGGACCTGATGTCTTAATGGCGTCGGGGATCCCAATTTCCAAGCCTTTTGATGACCTGTGTATATTACCGATTTTTATGTTTGCGAGGGTTTGGCCTCTGTGAGCCGAACTTAAGGCCATTAGCATCGCTGTCTTTCTGGTCAAGTCTTTTAGGGACAACTCTTCTACCGGATACAGCTTCTCCAAGTAGTCTAGTACTATGGATGTTTCCCACGTATAAGTATACTTCGGTCGAGCGGGTTTTAGTCTGAAAACTCCTTTCAGGAAACGGGTGATGGCTTCGTCTCCTCCGAGTCTCTGGCTTGAAATAAGGGAAACTGCCGACCTGTGGGAATTCATTCAGCGTGCCATAAGACGCTATTACGTTCGGGGCTGAGAAAATCTATATTGTTTCTTCCTGTGAAAACCTGCCATTGGTGGAGAGACGACTCGTAATGCTTCAGAGTGGTTCATCTCATCCTTCATAAATGCTTGGCAGATAAGCTCCCTGCCATTAAACTTAGATGTCCTGCTCTGGGGTGGATCTTCGATCTGCATGGAGACAGAAGGAGATTAGGGTCAGGTTTAAAGATTATAGGTTCCTCCGTGAGAAGTGAATTGAACACCGGATACCAGGGTTGGTTCGTTTACATAGGTGAGAGCATATGGCGTGGCTTTGCCTCCCACCATATTCACAAAACATTGTAGAAGGGATGGTCGTCaagtatttagaatttagatgcAGGATGCAGAAGCCAACCGTGTGAACtgggccgtcgtcgtcgtcgctgtTCGCCGTGCATTTCTGCGTTTCTGGTAATTTTGTGGTTTTGTGCAACGATATTAACCTGCAAATATTAACCTGCCCAAACTGTTTAAGTAGTTTGTAATTTCCATTGGGTAAGTTATTTCTTCTTTTGCGAAAGCATATCAATTTGCTGCTAGCAACACACACCTAATTCTTTGATTATTTGCCGCGTATCGTACATAACACAAATCcctgtatgtatgcatgtaatTATGTAGGAGTATCCAAATGATGTAAAGGGTTCGGtcatccaaatttttatttacatattatgaTACATCGCTTGATGTATTTCGTGTTGTTTAAATTCTCTGCCACGTATATATTAAGAATCGcacatttaaataataattaaagaataataGTATACACTAGTTTTGCTGAAATGTTTCGCTGTCGGCAAAAATGGGATTTGTACACGTGCGTATGTCGGAGAGCGTCGATGTGGAGATTAAATTAACTTGGAACAGCTCGTAAAGAATACATAATAATTTCACATAACATAAATACATAATAGTAGCCGCTACCGCACAAAGTAAAGCTAAAGCAATAATGGTATATTTGGTGGGAATGGACTGTGTCTTTGTTAGTAATACGAATACATATTACGATTGCTAATACACCAGTGGTGTTTCTTATTcttatattttagcatatttttcTGTTGTCCTCTGGAAAAACAAAACACATctgatttgtgattttttttacattatctATATATCCAACAGACAAGTATCTTAAAATTCAGCAGAAAAGAACTCTGACGCGAGGGGTAGAATATGTACCTATACAATGTATgcgcatacatacatatgtatacatacagaGAAGAGCCGACGCAAGAAATCAATATAACGGTTAAAATGCGGGATCGACAAATAGACAAATGTACGAGATTTCTAGTGAATTCATAATACGTTGGATGAATCTGTCCGATTTAACAGCGGTTGGTTTCGACGTTAACTAGAAAAAAAGGCGATTGGAATAACCTCTCAACGGTCTTTATTAACCGCCCCAAAAAAAGTAGGCTCTTCCTTCTGGTAAGAGTATCACGCAATATCCACTCTTGAAATTAATAcggaatattttcaaattttccttTCCACCCCACGGATTGGACGCTGCTTTCTGGACCTGTCCGTCTTTGGCTCTCTTGTCAGGCATTTTTGTTAACCTGTAATAGCGGATGAAATATAATAATCTATGTAAACGAATTCTCATTATACGTGTAAATATAAGTCCTAATTTCTTTCATTCTCGTTTCTACGTTCGCTCGTTCGCTCTGCTTCTTTTACTGATTTATTACATACCTATGCGAACCGGAATacacatgtatatgtatgtaagcTATAGAATACAATTCTTGCTATTTAAAGTTTCTCGAACGTAAACTTGAGATCAATTCATCAACAGCGAGACATGGTACATATACAAGTTATCCCGTTAACACGGTAGCAACGGTGATATTACAGACCaattgtcgtcgttgtcgtcgtcgtcgtcgtcgttgtcgttgtcgctgtcgtcgttgttgttgttgttgttgttgttgttgttgttgttgttgttgttggcaATCTCTCCTTCCGTCATGTAATCTTGTTCGGTCGTATGGTTGATTACGTGTAGGGGGAATCGATAGAGGAAATAGTTGCGTTTATTATCCCATTTATCGAGCACCTGCTTCCTATCAGCCTCCTGTACAAACTCGCCTCCTTTGGCAAATTTATCTTGAAAACAACAAGCATCCGCGTTTAATGGTCGAGTTAGATactttagaaataaatttcgtGTAATTTCACATCCACATTCGTAGTAGCATCTGTATTTGGACTCGGAAGCAATCTTGAATTCTTTCCAACTACATACAGGCGTacataggggaaaggtgggatagttgatcaatTTGTTTGCATTGTCGCAACACTTGACGTTGCAGTTTTCGagtgaattttgtaaaaatttagtaaaattttcaatgaaaaccGGTTTACCTCTACcgtttcattttttgaaatctattggagcattataaaaaatatatggaaataaaactattccgaacataaaatataaaataatataacataTGTAAATAATATGTATTGGCAATACTTATTATTAGTATGGATCGTcatcacgaaaacaatgaaaagaatcttaacttacgtacataattaaatatcatttatttaacaattctttttaagaaATAAGCACGGGAAAAGACActtctcagattctacacttgttggccgggtaggcgttaagaaatcatatgccatttgtatatatatttgctcgttactttttctacttgaaaatacgtacgtccattttttgataacttgattcagatttttatttttcttctttattagtaattcaagtgttttttcactgataacgtagtagatgtcggtggaattaatgaacgcatatatgcgctatattgctatacgtaatttatccaattaccggtaaaaatttcaaaaagaaccaaagaaagtgtgaaggaaaatcttttcttcatcatagaatgcatttatgttgttttatgtcatagagtttaattgTTCGGTTTTATTTTGTTGAGTATTGtgatattccctttatttcatgttatttactctgaaatttgtacaagtatattgagaataatCTAAGAATCAcaagttaaataattaaatacaaacaaagcaaagcattattattattttaaaaaactgtgatcaactatctgATCTCTCCCCCTCTACTTATTCCGGGACTTAGTACGTAGATACGGTTGCATGTCACTGACCTTTAACGGCACCAGACACAGTCGGTGTATCATCGTTAGGATTGGGAAACCCCGTTATTAGCACGAGTTGTTGCCGATCGGGTTCTTGATCGGCCGGTTCCTTCCTTGCCCTTTTCCATCTCAAATTATTCACCGAAATTTTCTGTCCGCTTTTCTTCAGCTGGATTATCCCTCTGACACATATATCGTACATGTTCGAATGATCCATCAGTTTCGATTCAACTTGGACATTCGAGCGAGAAAAGTCTTTTCCTCGTTTGCCGCCCCAGCTGTTGAATGGCACGCGAATCGGCCGATGAATGCTAGGGCTTGACCCGTATAGGCTTATTCTTTTGTCTCCCCACCAGTAAATCCAAGGATCCTTTTTGTCGTCAGCAGGATTCTGAATACCCTACGGTTAACATGATTTTCAAAGCAATTTTTAACTGTCTTTTCAACTCACCTTGTCTTTTGTTGGCGATTCATGCCACGGTCCTACACTTTCCCTTCTCTTTGTAACGATTTTCGCGTTCGAATCGATCCCTCGAACGTGTCGATAATTGTCAGGATTTTCCTTGTTACCGAGGTGCTCGCTTCCTCTCCTAGGCCCACCTAGAATTAGCTAGCATTATCCTGCTGCtacgtttcttttctttcttaagGACACCAATCGGGAAAACGATAAAACACTTAACCTAATCCTCACCTGCCATAATATCAGTCGGGTCGGTTTGTTTTCTGTTCCCCAGCGTTGAAAACGGTTCTTCCTTCTTCCAATCTCTCGAAGCGTCGGTCGCAGATTTCCGGGCCCGAGTGTCCAGCGTATCGTTGCTTTCATTCTGCAGCCGTATCGCATTCGAGAAGTTGCCGTCAGTCTCGGGATATCCCAGAATCACGCGCATCAGAAGAGAAACGATCGGAAGAAACACCCACATGCCTGAGAGGAAGGTTAAAGCCAGTTTAGCAAATAAAGTTCACGACTCGTAAAATGATGGTTGAAACGGAACGAGAGTCGCATAGCTGTATTATCCACTACCTACCACCTATTACACGTACCCGTGTATAatacacatacatatgtagGTTCGTGTTTAATATACTACGTCTTCTCATCGCTACCCACTTATTAAACTACCTATGTACGAAGGATAACCAGGGAAAATACAAACCtgcctttctttttttatgcaAAAGAAACGACAGCTATTCATCTAGTTGGGTTCAAACAGAATTCGTACGAATACGATAGCAACAGTAAGATACTGTCCGTCTACTTCCCGTGCTTTCATCGATTGTTCGTTTTCATTTGTCCGATTTCAACTTGCGTACAGTATGTGTGCAGTTGTACAATCAGAAACATAGGcttaaatcgtttaaatcgaCTCAGATAtatggaaagaaaaaaaaaattgattcttaagACAGCTTATacttacatttttacattacgCCATgtataaagaaggtgtaactatgtaagaagcaattttttacgaatttaccACATTAAACCACTTGtttgaaacttataaataaacACACATATTATTTTCACAACGTTTCAAAGACACGGTAGGTACTACATCCTTAAGaaaaaattggatttaattgcattactttttattaagttatactaTAATGAAAAGTTTGAAATGGCATTTCAAGTGTACGTGCtctttttccatcaaatgcctcaattctATCTTGTACGTAGCCACTTTTAATACATGTCTAGCCGCCTAATACGTTTCCTGCCGCATGCTTTCATCAAAGGGAAGAAATCaagcagaggaagaagaagCTGAGACTAGGAGGACAACTTCAGCTTCCCTATAATTCAATATGATAATCCAACCTTTTAATCAGTTTTTAAGGTCCTACTAAGAAtcttaaattcttaaatgaaaatatatttatatatatatatatatatatgtaccgtTATGTAGAATAATAAATGATCCCTTTCGAAAACCAGTAATATGTACGTATCTACCTAATACATATGCGTAAGATTTCATGCAAAAACAGCAGAGACATTGTCTGTAAAGCCTTTATGGGGAGGCAACGCGAGCACTGAGCACTCTACGTTCTTCAATCATCTCTGCGGAAAATAATCTGCTAATTGTGCGTTTCTATTAAAGTCGCACTACCCGTATCCCTAATAATTTAGTACTCGCGTGGTACAAACACGCACAATCTTGTACGATATACTCGTCTGTGCGTAGGCACACACTAGGGTGGctattatttactcttggtaaaattttttttcaacatttttttcgggtcaccctccagaatagttgcaaacaataaaaaaaaaattaaatatttaaataattatttaacaccaCGCAAAAgtcaattatatataatatccgccaagttattgattacataaaaaaatatgtcaaacaaaagttgtagatccagacaaggagcatcttttatccTGTATTGgtactttttctcgcgcgacaaagggttttcgaataaaagtccgaaaaactaagaagaaaaaacatttttatttttcgaattttcaaagaaaatggAATTCTTATTTTCGaagattatttttaaataatatgccaaaaagataaaaaaatttccccatattttcagtttttgataCGTCACGaacgtttcctgaaaatttatcGAAGATAATATAGACATCCGAATGCTTACTACTTATTGTCTTAATGTCGGCCATGATTTTTTCTAGGAAAAGAGAAAATGACACTCGGATCGTTTTCCACATATGAGAGAAAGAAGGCGTCTaatgtgtgtgttttttttcttGTCCACCGGTGCTTTTACAATGATGGTTGAACGAACGATGGCACTCTGCACGGGCGACCAAGTGCACTTTCATCCGCATACGTGTTGAAACTTGGTTAGCGGACGCTTTCAAACCTGTCATCCAAGTACTTGATTGTTTTCACAAGTCATTTGTGTCTAGTACTTTATTCGGTAATAGAGATTTTTCTTTCGGCAGACGTATCTTTTCACTTTTATAATTTGCCCGTTCCGGTATctcgcgtataatgcgctgaaGAAAAACCTAATCAACCGCCCAACGCATCCTAGGTATACTACTTGCGTTAAATTAAACTATTCTCTTGACACGGAAATTCTACCGTTACCCGAGAAAATTCGAATATCTACGCGCACCCTAGACACGACACGATTACCCATTATTAttgtacctacctacctacagtTGCATTCGCTTTTCAGTATCTTATAATTCATTGTCACCGTTACCGATATCTTTAATcctactaaataaatggtcctTTGATTTTCGTCTTCAGAATGGGTCGAACGAtttagaaatagtggaaaactCTGTAGGTGGTACAGAGTTGTTGTCGTCAACAATAGTCAAACGATTgcgtttattttcgaatttacgATGATAAGATAACTCGACGAATGTTATTTATTGGCACTCACCTTCGAAACTGTCCTTCCTCGGTATCGAAACGATGATCCTGTCTATTATCCGCGCGTAACAACTATTTTTACGCAACTAAACTAATACTTTGGACAGAAAAGATTCCGCATCCACTTGTTTCTTTGCTATGCAAGTAGGGTTGACGATGATACGCGTGGCGCGGGCGGCACCTGCGGGCTCTCCAGTAAGATGAGATGTACTACAGTGGCCAGTAACGATACGCGCCGCTCTTCTTATACCCGCCACGTGGTTCTCCAGCGCACTCTCCGATTCGTCCAAAAAATCAACCCCGGCATTTTACCCCCTCTCTTTTGCCCTTGTTATTATCCTTCGCGCTTAGTACATAGATACATACCTATGTAGGTACGATATATTATCTCTCGCTtgctctctttccctcttcccCAGTTCTTTTTCCATCTTCACCTTCTACTCGAACAGTTTGCCATTTAAGTAGGATTATAAAAGTCTTGTTTGATCTACTGTTTTGACAGACGGCATCGCAAGTGTCAATGTATTTCTCTTCTGTATTGCTCGACAAACGAGAAATGACGGAAATTTTTTCCCAAAACGGTTCGCGTGTACTTGATACTTGGCGAAAACGCTCGGAAACAGTTTTACCAATCTGTCCAGTAGACAAACGTTTACGTTACGAGTGAAATGGGTGGGGGCGTTCCCCATCAGATGCAACAAGCTTTCATAGAAATGGCAAACTAAAGTCCTGTAAAGATCGTAATTAGATCGTAATTAGATCGTAATTAGATcgtaaatatacatatgtatagacTGTAGATAATGCCGAGGTAGAGCTATGTAGGCCTGTTTCGTCCGCGTCGATAACCCGTATGTTAATCACTCCCTTTTTATGCTTTCAATAATATCCTACACGAATAGCCGGGAGCTCGACTATTTTACATACCGAGTAACGTACGATATTTAATCAGCATTGAATAATTTGCTTTTTACTTTGCATAAAAGTAGGTATCTTTTATATACCTAATGGGCAGAAATTAGAAATGTCAGTCCGTTCAGAGTCGATCGATTGCTGTTATTCACatgttgagagttgagagttgcaTAGAATAATTATTGCCGGTAGGTAGGTACAATCGCGGCGCGCGATACGTTGGAGAAATTTTGTTGCTCGGTGAAAAACGATGACATTTTGAAAATacaaagacaaattgaatatgCGGCAAACATAGGGGTAGCATATGCGCCTAACGGTTAAAAATGTGTTACTCTGCGCCCCTAAGAGATTATATCGCGCGTTATCGTCGTAAATTTCCGTCTTGCGCAACATAACGTTTGCCAGCGTGATACTGAACGATAACCCTACCGTAATATCTAATATGTAACTGCATACttgcatatttttatttcccccGGCATGTAACCATCGCATATTGTCACATGTTGCAAGCCAAAATGATAGCGTCTAGTTATTATGTAATTACCTATATCCAAGATACCTAGCGAAGAGTGGTGGCACGCGTCGCCACTTGACGAAAGCTTTAATAAGCTTTAGCTTCGCAAGCTCGCCGCCCTTTAAATACGAGGCGAGCATTTAGCGACGAGCAGGCTAACGTTACGTTTCTTATCGCTGCAAAGCGAACAAGCGAGTAGATGAGCAAGGAGGGAACGCCGCGATGTTCTCTAGGGAGAGAACTCTTCTGTTTACGCCAAGATTTTTCATTCTAATCAACGATTGAAACTTTAGTCGTGTCGCAAGGTCGGTGTAACTTTCAAGGTTTCTTCGTTAAAATGCACCAGGTATCCAAGTCTTACCTACTTACGTATGTGACCCATAATAACCTCGTCAACATTTCGTGCTCCTTACCACGGGGCGGACCGCTTCTACGCGTACTTACGtatagttaataaaaaaaaaagtatttcgaCGCAGCATAAACtttgatatttattattcatagaactactattaaaaagaattaagcgAAACTTAACTATAACAAAATGAAAGCTTAAACATTATACTTTATTTCTACTATATGGAACAAATATAAACCTTAATTTTACATTGAGAAACTAATAAATCTTTGTCAAGCGTAGTTATAGCGCGCCAAAAAACCTAAAATTTTTCctggtatatatgcatacatTTTAAGTCAATTAAATTTACAGTTTCAATGAAAAGATCCCGGACctccctctaaaggttaatttCCAAGACCCATTGAAATGAATGTCAGTTGGCGAAATGAGGTACCTACGCGATTCTTCCTTCTGCAtcacaaaatacatatataaTCGTAACAGCGTTATGGCGTGTGTCAGAATGCGCAAACACGCTTTAATATGATGATGCGTTGTGCAATTTAGTCGAGTAAGAGCTGGCCAAGTGCGTAAAACTGTGTTTGATGCCGTTCGTCCAACCGAATCGTCTAAACGACCACGATTAAGAAATCATGCCATGTACTAAGGAATGGAGTTTGTGTACTGGACAAACGTAAGAGATCGCTACTACGAGAAGGTGCTATGTACATAGGTACATCTATTTTACCCGTGCACGGACAGCTGTACATAAGTAGGTACATAGGGAAGGgtagggtaaaatggaacgcttaactttggagggtgataacataaaatcggaaggaaAAAAAGGCACGGGACTCGAACAGGAGTCTTAAGTGGActttagactataagaaaatcaaagactttgttaagaaaaatactTGGCAACAACGGAAAATCAGATTTACCGGAggcattgaaatcttcgcctcgctcgaGTGATAGGGTAAAAGCGGAAcgcgtacaaaatctttatttttatcatttaaaagcattcatttatgtaaaaaactataaatatatgctTTAGGTATGACTATTATAGATTTctatttaacaaaaatattttaccagacaacatgaaaattactgaaaataatcaaatactcATGGATCTTTACATCAATATCAACACGTACATGGAGAACACACCTGCATTAAatgattaaatatattatttattacaatttaaactAACAGTTTTATCGAATTAAAAATGTATCTCACACATCATAATTTtctatacaaaattaatttttcttcaagACAAGGatggtaattaaaattttaatctacaatctaaaaaaatatacctataaaaaaaagtttcaagttaaacgattttataaaAACCACAACAAAATCATTTCGACGCTTTCAATTCTGTAGTAAAttcattcatattctgttatgacgtatcctgctccacgattttatttaaagtgaaaaaacaccatcgaaattgtagtacaagaaaataattatttttttattatttactttttagtctCTAAgctttgatttgtggttatatgctgatttcatgtcgattttcaagtcgtttggaccgggtatttttttcataattttgtattgtcatcataactacgcacgcctgcaaagtttggggacaattggattggtggaagtgggttaaaattcagattccagatttgaaccaaccaaacaaacaaacagaagaTCGAAGCTAAATAACatcatttaataattaaaagaaataataaacacGTACTAAGAGACATTTCCATTCTTCTCCACACATAATAAGTGTTCCGCTTTGCCCCACACGAggtaatttagtaaacatttaatatttacactttagCGTGAGGTAAAGAACTGGGTAAAACGTGAAAACGTAGCGCAAGGACTATAGAACCCGACGGTGTTCTTGCCcttataaattttctatattcaAGTGAAGAAAAGTGGTTGAAACTACAAAATAGTATACCGGAAATTTAACGCGCGCACGGGTCTATGGTCTTTCACGAAATGCTGCGAGGACTGTTTCGTCCCATGTCACGGAATACCAACTTATTCGCAGCTATCTAACAAAGAGACTATCccatcccaggtgtccgcctccgattactttgaatttcggatat from Andrena cerasifolii isolate SP2316 chromosome 13, iyAndCera1_principal, whole genome shotgun sequence includes:
- the LOC143376111 gene encoding uncharacterized protein LOC143376111 isoform X2; amino-acid sequence: MWVFLPIVSLLMRVILGYPETDGNFSNAIRLQNESNDTLDTRARKSATDASRDWKKEEPFSTLGNRKQTDPTDIMAGGPRRGSEHLGNKENPDNYRHVRGIDSNAKIVTKRRESVGPWHESPTKDKNPADDKKDPWIYWWGDKRISLYGSSPSIHRPIRVPFNSWGGKRGKDFSRSNVQVESKLMDHSNMYDICVRGIIQLKKSGQKISVNNLRWKRARKEPADQEPDRQQLVLITGFPNPNDDTPTVSGAVKDKFAKGGEFVQEADRKQVLDKWDNKRNYFLYRFPLHVINHTTEQDYMTEGEIANNNNNNNNNNNNNNNDDSDNDNDDDDDDNDDNWLTKMPDKRAKDGQVQKAASNPWGGKENLKIFRINFKSGYCVILLPEGRAYFFWGG
- the LOC143376111 gene encoding uncharacterized protein LOC143376111 isoform X1; protein product: MWVFLPIVSLLMRVILGYPETDGNFSNAIRLQNESNDTLDTRARKSATDASRDWKKEEPFSTLGNRKQTDPTDIMAGGPRRGSEHLGNKENPDNYRHVRGIDSNAKIVTKRRESVGPWHESPTKDKGIQNPADDKKDPWIYWWGDKRISLYGSSPSIHRPIRVPFNSWGGKRGKDFSRSNVQVESKLMDHSNMYDICVRGIIQLKKSGQKISVNNLRWKRARKEPADQEPDRQQLVLITGFPNPNDDTPTVSGAVKDKFAKGGEFVQEADRKQVLDKWDNKRNYFLYRFPLHVINHTTEQDYMTEGEIANNNNNNNNNNNNNNNDDSDNDNDDDDDDNDDNWLTKMPDKRAKDGQVQKAASNPWGGKENLKIFRINFKSGYCVILLPEGRAYFFWGG